The sequence GACGATTGCCGTTATTCAAGAGAGCGTTTCCGGTAGCCACCATGGTCTTGGTGCCGGCGGAGGCCTCTTCAAAATTAGAGAGGGTGCGTGAAATCTTCTTGGCATTCTTTTCTGACAGAACGTTGTTCAAATTATCCAGAAGCATTTCGATGCGGGCCACCAAGTTTTCTGCCTGGCCCGTAATTTCGCTGATGCGGTTCACGCCCGCCTGAACAAAGGAGCCATCGGGAAGATTTTCTTCTGCGGCATCGCCACCATTCAAAATCAGGTAGCGGTTTCCCGTCAACGAAATACCACTCGTCATCTGCACCTGGGTACCCGCCTTAATAGGCGTTTCGGGGCTTACCTCAAACCAGACCATCACATTGTTCAAGTTCTTCGGGTCAATCAGAATCTTGCGCACATGACCCACATCGATACCGTTCAGCATCACGCGGGCATCCACCGACAGACCCTGCACCGATTCAGAGAAAATCGTGTAATAGGTAACTTTCTGATTGTGGATCTTTTCACCAATCAGGTAGCCCACAAAGCCCACAATTCCCACAAAACACAATAGCAGGAATAAACCTAGCCTTATTCGTTCCGCTTTCGTAGTTTCCATAAGTTATCCTTTCCTACCCTCAGTTTTCAAAGTCAAAATTTATAAATCCGGCATTACCCAATTCATCGGGGCATTCACGCCTAAAGAACGTCCGGATCTCGGGAATATCCGATTCCAACCCCTGCTGCAGATTTCCATCCAGAAGGACCTCGCCCTCCTTCAAGAAAATGAACTTGTCGCAGATGGTCTTGATGCTTTCAAGTTCGTGAGTCACGATGACCACCGAAATCTTCAAGTCGTCCCGCAGTTCCAAAAGCAGTTCGTCCAGGGACCTGGCGGTAATAGGGTCAAGACCTGCAGACGGTTCATCACAGAACAGCAGTTCAGGTTCCAGCGCCAGGGCGCGGGCAAGGGCCGCACGTTTACGCATACCGCCCGAAAGTTCCGACGGATACTTGTTAAAGGCATGAAGCAGATGCACCTTCTCCAAACGATCTGCAATCACATCGTCCATGATGCTCTTGGGAATCCCCGGCTTGTGACGTTGCAGGGGCAAGGCCACATTCTCGGCCACAGTTAGACTTGTTAACAAGGCGCCACCCTGGAACAGCACTCCCGTACGCTTGCGAACTTCATCGGGAATAGGGACCGTAGCAGGATAAGCTTCCCCAAAAAAGGAGATGTTACCGCCAAGGGGTTTTTCTAACTGTAAAATATTATTCAGAAGCGTCGACTTGCCGCAACCGGAACCGCCAAGAATCACGCGGATCTCGCCGGCAGCCACCTCGAAGCTTACGTCCTTCAGGATCACCTTGCGTCCGTAGCCCGCCTTCAAATGTTCCACTTTCAATAAGGGAGTCATAAAACCTCTAGTAGAATATGAAGGAGAACAGGGCATCCGCAAGGATGATACCCGCAATGGAATAAACAACGCAGACCGTGGTGGCCTTACCCACCGAATCGGCACCGCCTCGAGCCCTGAAGCCCTGGAGGCAGGCAATCAAGGTCACGATCCAGCCAAACACCATGGACTTGACAACGCTCTTGAACAACAGCACCATGGGCAGGGCCCCGCGCAAACCTTCCCAGTAATTGCGGGGCGAAATTTCACAAATCCAGAACGCCACCAGAAAGCCGGCAAAACAGCCAATCACCGATGCCATAAAGGAAAGAATAGGCACGGCGATAGTCATGGCCTTAAAGCGGGGCAAGATCAAATACTGAACCGGATGGATACCCATGGTACGCAAGGCCTTGATTTCTTCGGCCACGCTCATACTGGCGATTTCTGCCGTAATGGAACTTCCGGAACGGCCCGCCAAAATGATGGAAGTCAGCAGGGGGCCCATTTCGGCAAACATCAAAAAGCCCACACCCACAGAAAGGTAATCGGCGGCACCGAAAGTATTCAGCTGGTTGGCACTCTGGAGCGCCAAGGTAAAACCAATCAGAAATACCAACAAGAAGACAATGCCGGCAGCCTCGCTACCCAGGCGCAGCAACTGTTTGGCCACACCGCCAAAAGGCAAGCGCTTACGATCAAAACGGCCCACAAAAGTCCAATAGACACTTTCGCTGAGCAGGTAAAGCAAGGTCTTCAAGGTATCAATGACTTCAAAGCCCATCCACCCCAGACGTTCGACGAATCCTGCGGCCTCGGCGATTTCGCCGGCAGGCACGTCAATTTTACGTACCCTCGACAATTCCGCCTTTATTTCCGGCGAAAAATTCGCAAGTTTCAGACGATGTCCGAGACGTTCCGCTTCCAGGGCTAACTTTGCGAACAGGGCCTTGGATTCCAGATCCAGCCCCACGAAATTGGCCCCATCCAATCGCAAATCTGACCTCCTCAGAACGCGCATACACTTGCCAAGCCAACTTGACAACTGCTTCGGAGCAATCCGTTCCGGGAGCGTTAATGTAACCAAATCCTCCATAAGCAAAAAGTAATATATTTTTTGACATTTCTATATAAGTCTCACTTTTTTTGCAACCGCCAAAACACCACAATCATCAAAAGTGCGAAATGAACACAAATCTGGTCGAATCCACAATCATCCAAAAGCTGAAGCTCGGTAGCCGCGAAGCCCTGGCCCTCCTCTGGCAGGACCACAGCAAGAACGTACTGAACCTGGCCTTCCGCATGATGAAGGATCGCGACCAGGCCGAAGACATCCTGATGGACGTATTCGTTCAGATCCCCAAGGCGATACATAAATTTCGTGGAGAATCGGCGTTGAACACCTGGCTGTACAAGCTAACCGTAAACGCCTGCCTCATGAAACTTAGAGCGCAAAAAAGACATAGCGAACTTGAAAGCGAAAACGCCCTCCTCATTATAGAAGAGGCTCTAGGCCAGAACGAAGGCGAGAACATTGACATTCCAGGCCACACACAGAACGAAGCCGAGCATTACGATCCGGAACTTCTGTCCCAAGGTCTGAACACCTTACCCGCCGAAACACGAAGCATGCTCTGGCTCAAGGATGCCGAAGATTTAGACATCAAGGACCTTTCCGAGGTTTACAACCTCCCCGAAGGAACCATCAAGGCAAAACTCAGCCGAGCCCGCCACCGTATCAAAGACTTTATAAGGGAGCGAATCCACCATGCAAAACAAGCTTGATTTTTCTAGTCTGGAACAGCTCACCCCAAGAGCAGACTCCTGGGAAAAAGTCTGCGCCCGCCTGGACGCGGATTCCAGCAAGGTAGACGCCCTGCCCAGCAACCTCATCCCCTTCCGCATCATGAGTGCCATCCCCCTGGCCGCAAGCCTGGTGCTGATCGGTATTAGCGTTCTCATGACCGCATTCTCCAACACCTCCGAGAATATTTCCATCAGCACCATTACTTCTACCGAGGTATCCAGCTGGTATCATGGTCTGGGCAGCGACAACGACAACGACGATTTTGACACATTGGACGAAAACGTAACCCTCAGCTATTTCTATAAGGACGCAAAATAATGAAAGGATCAGCAAAACTCTTTATCGCAAGCCTCATCGTGTTCGCCGCCTCCGCCGGATTCTTCGCAGGATCCGTATGCATGAAACCCTGCCCCAAGGGCCCCATGGCCATGGAAGGCTTCCAACCGGGCATGATGCCGCCGCCTCCGGGATTTGACGGTAAGAATCCTCCCCCGGAAATGAAGGGTCCCATGGGCCAGCACGGCCCCAAGGGTCACAGAGGCCCCCACGGTCCTAACGGTCCTGACCGCGAAATGATGGACTCCTTGCTGCAGGTCACCGCCGACCAGAAGGTAGCCCTCGAAAAGAACCGCACCGAAGCCGAGGAAACCCTGAAGACCCTCCGCAAGAATAAGTTCGAGGCAGAAAAGGCCCTGGGCGAAGCTCTGAACACCGAAGACATCAAGGCCATCGAAACGGCAAAGGCAAACGTCCTGTCTGCCGACAAGGCCCTGCTGGACCACCGCATCAATTCCATCGCCGCCCTGAACAAGATCCTGACCAAGGAACAGCGCGAGAAGTTCCGTGCCTTCCACAAGGAAGCCATGAAGAAGTTCAAGGATCACAAGGGTCATGGTCCTAAGCCCGGCACGGGTCCCGATATGGGCCCCAAGTTCGAAGGCGAACCCCGGGAATAACAGACGAATTTCCTTGATAAGCAACAAAGGCCCCGGCAATTGCCGGGGCCTTTTCCGTTAAATTTTTTGTTGTGCGTTAAATGTTAAAGTCTAATTGTTAAACGAAGGCGAATATTACCAGGAGGGCCGTCGCAACAGCGAGAACGCCGCTGATGAAGGCTTCCACCTTCGGGCCATACTGCTTTGTCTCAGTATGCGTCTCATCTTGAAAACGCTGTTCCATAATACCTTCCTTTACACCACAGGGTTTCCCATCCCTGTCTTTACAAATTACAAAATTTCTCCATTCTTGAGGTGAGTTTCGTCACAGAAATCTATGGACTTTCCATCCACGAGTATTAGGGGTTGGAATATTAGAAATTGTCTTATTCCAACTTTTTCTATATTTCCGCCCGTATTTAACTCCCGCCTAGCGGAAAGGATTAAACTATGTCTAAACTGACTGATTCTATGGAATGGAAGGCTCTCGAAGCCCACTCCGAAGTTGCAAAGACCTGGCACATGAAGGAACTCTTCGCCAAGGATCCCAGCCGCGCTGCCAAGTTCAGCGCCGAAGCTTGCGGCCTCTTCCTGGACTACTCCAAGAACATCATCACTGACGAAACCATGGCCAAGCTCCAGGACCTCCTGAAGTCTGCCAACTTCGAAGAAATCCGCGCTAAGTACTTCGGTGGCGAAAAGATCAACACCACCGAAAAGCGTGCAGTTCTCCACACTGCTCTCCGCTACAAGGGTAACGATCCTATCTGCGTCGACGGCAAGGACGTTATGCCCGAAGTCCGTGCTGTTCTCAAGCACATGGAAGAATTCACCAACCTGGTCCGCAACGGTTCCTGGAAGGGCCACACCGGCAAGTCCATCAAGTATGTGGTGAACATCGGTATCGGTGGTTCTGACCTTGGCCCGGTGATGGTTACCGAAGCCCTCAAGCCCTATGCTGGCGAAAACGCTCCCGAAGTGTTCTTCGTTTCTAACATCGACGGCACCCACATGGCAGAAACCCTGAAGAAGGTCAACCTGGAAGAAACCCTCTTCATCGTCGCTTCCAAGACTTTCACCACCCTCGAAACCATGACCAATGCAGAAACCGCCAAGGCTGCAGTTCTCAAGGCTTTCAACGGCG is a genomic window of Fibrobacter sp. UWH6 containing:
- a CDS encoding Spy/CpxP family protein refolding chaperone, encoding MKGSAKLFIASLIVFAASAGFFAGSVCMKPCPKGPMAMEGFQPGMMPPPPGFDGKNPPPEMKGPMGQHGPKGHRGPHGPNGPDREMMDSLLQVTADQKVALEKNRTEAEETLKTLRKNKFEAEKALGEALNTEDIKAIETAKANVLSADKALLDHRINSIAALNKILTKEQREKFRAFHKEAMKKFKDHKGHGPKPGTGPDMGPKFEGEPRE
- a CDS encoding ABC transporter ATP-binding protein — its product is MTPLLKVEHLKAGYGRKVILKDVSFEVAAGEIRVILGGSGCGKSTLLNNILQLEKPLGGNISFFGEAYPATVPIPDEVRKRTGVLFQGGALLTSLTVAENVALPLQRHKPGIPKSIMDDVIADRLEKVHLLHAFNKYPSELSGGMRKRAALARALALEPELLFCDEPSAGLDPITARSLDELLLELRDDLKISVVIVTHELESIKTICDKFIFLKEGEVLLDGNLQQGLESDIPEIRTFFRRECPDELGNAGFINFDFEN
- a CDS encoding ABC transporter permease, giving the protein MRLDGANFVGLDLESKALFAKLALEAERLGHRLKLANFSPEIKAELSRVRKIDVPAGEIAEAAGFVERLGWMGFEVIDTLKTLLYLLSESVYWTFVGRFDRKRLPFGGVAKQLLRLGSEAAGIVFLLVFLIGFTLALQSANQLNTFGAADYLSVGVGFLMFAEMGPLLTSIILAGRSGSSITAEIASMSVAEEIKALRTMGIHPVQYLILPRFKAMTIAVPILSFMASVIGCFAGFLVAFWICEISPRNYWEGLRGALPMVLLFKSVVKSMVFGWIVTLIACLQGFRARGGADSVGKATTVCVVYSIAGIILADALFSFIFY
- a CDS encoding RNA polymerase sigma factor, with the protein product MNTNLVESTIIQKLKLGSREALALLWQDHSKNVLNLAFRMMKDRDQAEDILMDVFVQIPKAIHKFRGESALNTWLYKLTVNACLMKLRAQKRHSELESENALLIIEEALGQNEGENIDIPGHTQNEAEHYDPELLSQGLNTLPAETRSMLWLKDAEDLDIKDLSEVYNLPEGTIKAKLSRARHRIKDFIRERIHHAKQA
- a CDS encoding MlaD family protein gives rise to the protein METTKAERIRLGLFLLLCFVGIVGFVGYLIGEKIHNQKVTYYTIFSESVQGLSVDARVMLNGIDVGHVRKILIDPKNLNNVMVWFEVSPETPIKAGTQVQMTSGISLTGNRYLILNGGDAAEENLPDGSFVQAGVNRISEITGQAENLVARIEMLLDNLNNVLSEKNAKKISRTLSNFEEASAGTKTMVATGNALLNNGNRLVKSMEAPVAKLDTSMGSLKRITAELDESHLAIEVKNTLDQIQAKMAALDTKQMNDDLVKTLHSLEAMSRRVDVFLYKNQTNFADALKQLNAILENLNDFSQKIKNQPSSLIRSPKASDREK